From the genome of Nicotiana sylvestris chromosome 2, ASM39365v2, whole genome shotgun sequence, one region includes:
- the LOC104230110 gene encoding uncharacterized protein, giving the protein MSKIPIMLKLNGNWDHYGRFRDFEVDAIVVDENASYGILISTIAEQLSIDTSDKIVEIKYIVNDNCPPMEIRNDMGVRVYMETKKENKNLGSYPLCISVRDFNMELAITNDSTSAGSSGSLNLLEIPFSPVIEEYQSEIITESTQTYIEEGQVYQDKQTVVASMKNFSVMHKFQFRVKRFSHRSYWLICVAENCKWHFKATPINDSAMFKIRSFSRQHTCSLLDETFIQRKRTAAVVGSMVVPKYCDPKTVYTPKDIQTDMLSEHGLNLSYMQAWRAKEKALQFLRGNPSDSYSKLPKYFYILEETYPGSVVKLKKAADDFFLYTFVALCTSISGWQHCRPVVVVDETFLKSAYKGIMLTASTMDAAARSYTLDEFNERMLKIEEVDPRVKSYIYDIVYHRWSRVHATVNRTFTMTSNITESLNAVTKEARELPIFDLLEYMRTLLERWTKEKLLKAKGTFTYLGYKFNKELDDNNTLSQILRVRASTDHIHTVLDGVKRYIVCLENKKCSCGQFQLDELPCAHALAALRHRKETYENYCSPYYTRKSLLLTYEMPVNPLPDESKWDVPQHILDEVVKPPARDKRQPGRPHKERYKTFYEIKSKKYKVSYGNCGGEGHNKRTCKNAPNL; this is encoded by the exons atgtcaaaaatcccaataaTGCTAAAATTGAATGGAAATTGGGATCACTATGGCAGATTTAGAGATTTTGAAGTTGATGCCATTGTGGTAGATGAGAATGCAAGCTACGGAATTCTGATTTCTACAATTGCAGAACAACTATCGATTGATACATCGGATAAAATtgtagaaatcaaatacattgtgaaCGACAATTGTCCTCCAATGGAGATTAGGAATGATATGGGGGTTCGTGTGTATATGGAGACCAAAAAGGAGAATAAGAACTTAGGTTCGTATCCTTTATGTATAAGCGTAagagatttcaatatggaattggcaATCACCAACGATAGCACAAGTGCAG GTTCGTCTGGATCCCTAAacttacttgaaattccattctCACCAGTTATAGaggaatatcaaagtgaaataataactgaatCTACGCAAACATATATTGAAGAAGGACAAGTTTATCAGGACAAGCAAACTGTAGTTGCTTCAATGAAGAATTTTTCTGTGATGCACAAGTTCCAATTCAGAGTAAAAAGATTTAGTCATAGAAG CTACTGGCTTATATGTGTTGCTGAAAACTGTAAATGGCACTTCAAGGCAACGCCAATTAATGATTCGGCAATGTTCAAGATAAGGAGTTTCAGCCGACAACACACATGCTCCTTATTGGACGAAACATTCATACAACGCAAACGTACCGCAGCTGTAGTTGGTAGCATGGTCGTTCCAAAGTATTGTGATCCTAAGACTGTTTACACACCAAAGGACATACAAACTGACATGTTATCCGAACATGGACTGAAcctaagctacatgcaagcatggagagccaaggaaaaggctttacagtttttgagagggaatCCGTCTGACTCCTACAGCAAATTacccaaatatttttatattcttgaggAGACATATCCTGGTTCTGTTGTTAAATTGAAGAAGGCAGCAGATGATTTCTTCTTATACACATTTGTTGCTCTCTGTACATCAATAAGTGGTTGGCAACATTGTAGGCCAGTAGTAGTGGTTGATGAGACATTCTTAAAGTCAGCCTACAAGGGGATTATGCTTACAGCAAGCACCATGGATGCAGCAG cacggtcatacactttggatgaatttaatgaaaggatgttGAAGATTGAAGAGGTAGACCCGCGTGTGAAATCTTACATATATGATATTGTCTATCATAGATGGTCAAGAGTACATGCAACAGTGAATAGAACTTTTACTATGACATCAAACATTACCGAGTCGTTGAATGCTGTAACAAAAGAGGCAAGAGAGCTGCCAATATTTGATCTATTAGAGTATATGAGGACGCTTCTTGAACGTTGGACGAAAGAGAAGTTATTGAAGGCAAAGGGTACTTTCACATACCTTGGGTACAAATTCAACAAAGAATTGGATGACAACAATACATTATCTCAGATACTAAGG gtgagggcttcaacagatcatatacatactgtgttagatggtgtgaagcggtacattgtgtgtctagaaaacaagaaatgtagctgcggacaattccaacttgatgaacttCCATGTGCGCATGCTTTGGCAGCATTAAGGCACAGGAAGGAAACATACGAAAACTATTGCTCTCCGTATTACACAAGGAAGAGCCTTCTGCTTACCTATGAAATGCCAGTAAATCCTCTTCCTGATGAAAGCAAATGGGATGTGCCACAACATATTTTGGATGAGGTAGTAAAGCCACCGGCGAGAGATAAAAGACAGCCAGGGAGACCTCACAAGGAAAGATATAAAACATTTTATGAAATAAAGTCAAAGAAGTACAAGGTGTCATATGGAAATTGTGGAggtgaagggcataacaaaagaaCTTGCAAGAATGCGCCCAATTTGTAG
- the LOC104230108 gene encoding DNA-directed RNA polymerase II subunit RPB7-like, which yields MFFHIVLERNMQLHPRHFGRDLREKLVSKLMKDVEGTCSGRHGFIVAITGIESVGKGLIRDGTGFVTFPVKYQCVVFRPFKDGIFLLKQGLCRFSFQII from the exons ATGTTTTTCCACATAGTATTAGAAAGAAACATGCAACTTCATCCCCGTCATTTCGGCCGTGATCTTCGCGAAAAACTCGTCTCCAAGCTCATGAAAGATGTCGAAGGCACTTGCAG TGGTCGGCACGGTTTCATAGTGGCGATTACTGGGATCGAAAGCGTGGGGAAAGGTTTAATTCGTGACGGGACGGGTTTTGTTACTTTCCCAGTGAAGTATCAGTGCGTTGTGTTTCGACCTTTCAAAG ATGGGATTTTTTTGCTGAAGCAGGGCCTGTGCAGATTTTCGTTTCAAATCAT TTGA